A stretch of the Meles meles chromosome 19, mMelMel3.1 paternal haplotype, whole genome shotgun sequence genome encodes the following:
- the DMKN gene encoding dermokine produces the protein MKSQGSLACLLLALCLGSGEAGPLLRGGESAGAGAGEALGHGVGDTIGQGVGDAISHGVEEAVGQGAGEAAGSATREVMGHGMGEAARALGNTGVEAGRQVENIIRRGGDAVHSSWQGMPGGNGAWGTGGQPPSGGHGIFGSQGGSGGHSQGNSGGPGTPWGQGYPGGPDGSFGTHSQGSSWGQGGNGGSFSSGTNAQGTVAQPGYGSVRGSNSHTECTNPPPSGSGGSSGNSGGGSGGSSGSDSGSSSGGNGGGHGHGGSSGSSSGGSSSGGSGYGPSWDRPLENSRNFQSGYSGSQGYNTGSSSGSSGGGSGSGNKPGCDSPGNEVRISGGSGGQGFGGQGGPSGYGDIREISKEGSRLVGGPQDNYQWQGPSGRGEAVSGINTLNSQTSPGLFNFDTFWKNFKSKLGFINWDAINKGQVPRPSTRALLYFSRLWEDFKHNTPFLNWKAIIEGADASSFQKRSGGASQSGRGWQEVAAVTSKNTYNQQAYPTPSGGQYSAKIPSKGITTPSSSASRVRPGLLQWVKFW, from the exons ATGAAGTCACAGGGCTCCCTGGCCTGCCTCCTGCTGGCCCTGTGCCTGGGCAGTGGGGAGGCTGGCCCACTGCTACGAGGAGGGGAGAGCGCTGGAGCAGGTGCTGGGGAGGCCTTGGGGCATGGGGTAGGAGATACCATTGGACAAGGGGTGGGAGATGCTATTAGCCATGGAGTCGAAGAGGCTGTTGGCCAAGGGGCTGGAGAGGCAGCTGGCTCTGCAACCAGAGAAGTCATGGGTCATGGCATGGGGGAGGCAGCCCGTGCCCTTGGAAACACTGGGGTTGAGGCTGGCAGACAGGTTGAGAACATCATTCGACGTGGAGGAGATGCTGTCCACAGCTCCTGGCAGGGGATGCCTGGTGGCAATGGTGCTTGG GGAACCGGCGGCCAACCTCCATCTGGAGGCCATGGCATCTTTGGCTCCCAGGGTGGCTCTGGAGGCCACAGCCAAGGCAATTCTGGAGGTCCAGGGACTCCCTGGGGCCAGGGGTATCCTGGAGGTCCAGATGGCAGCTTTGGAACCCACTCTCAGGGAAGCTCCTGGGGCCAAGGAGGCAATGGAGGGTCTTTCAGCTCGGGCACCAACGCTCAG gGGACTGTGGCCCAACCTGGTTACGGGTCAGTGAGAGGCAGCAACTCACATACAGAG TGCACCAACCCCCCACCATCCGGCTCAGGCGGAAGCTCTGGCAACTCCGGG GGAGGCAGTGGTGGCAGCAGTGGCAGTGACAGTGGCAGCAGCAGCGGTGGCAATGGTGGGGGCCATGGCCATGGTGGCAGCAGTGGCAGTAgtagcggcggcagcagcagtgGCGGCAGCGGTTATGGGCCCAGCTGG GACCGTCCCTTAGAAAATTCTAGGAATTTTCAAAGCGGCTACTCAGGTTCACAG GGATACAATACTGGCTCTTCGTCGGGTAGCAGTGGCGGCGGAAGTGGCAGTGGAAATAAACCTGGG tgtGACAGCCCAGGGAATGAAGTCCGCATATCCGGAGGATCTGGGGGTCAG ggctttggaggacagggaggtcCCAGCGGCTATGGCGACATCAGG GAAATAAGCAAAGAGGGCAGTCGTCTAGTTGGGGGTCCCCAAGACAATTATCAG TGGCAAGGGCCCAGCGGAAGAGGTGAAGCTGTCAGTGGGATCAATACCTTG AACTCTCAGACATCTCCTGGGCTCTTCAATTTTGACACTTTCTGGAAG AATTTTAAATCCAAGCTGGGTTTCATTAACTGGGATGCCATAAACAAG GGCCAAGTCCCACGCCCCAGCACGCGCGCCCTGCTCTACTTCAGCCGACTCTGGGAG gATTTCAAACACAACACccctttcctgaactggaaagCCATTATTGAG GGTGCCGATGCATCCTCGTTCCAGAAGAGGTCAGGCGGTGCCAGTCAG TCTGGCAGAGGATGGCAAGAAGTGGCCGCTGTGACTTCTAAG AACACCTATAACCAGCAGGCATACCCTACTCCTTCTGGTGGGCAGTACTCAGCCAAGATCCCCTCTAAG GGGATAACCACGCCTTCTTCCTCG GCTTCCCGGGTGCGCCCTGGCCTGTTGCAGTGGGTAAAGTTCTGGTAG